The genomic interval ATTTTTGTAAGGCAGAGAATTTGtgaatcaaataattaatagtgttgtaaatatgtttgaagcaaaaataattcatgGTGCACCACGTCACTCTCAAAGTAGGGGATCTATTGAGAGGGCAAACCAAGATGTAagagttattttaattttttggatgCAAGAACATCAAACATCCAATTGGTCAGATGGATAGATATTtgtgcaattaaaaaaaattgtttttagaaatgatgAGATATGCACAATTCCACAACAATTACATTCAAaacttaatttaaatttatatatttttatattggtCATGGAAAATTTTTCACCATTAATTATGCTGAACCTTAATCGTGGAAACAAGTATAGGAAATaatgaatacactgtttatactaccactacaacaacactgacaattacactgttttaggcgcgttttgataacaaagttatcgaaGATTAAGAGTTTAGCCTCAGTGTCtgaacttggttattgaaacgcgcgtcagacagtgtaattgtgagtgttggtatagcgGTGAggtaaacagtatgttcagtatgaatatacCCAcaagttccagaaattccagcttaatAAGTAAAGGAAATGACCAATTAGTTACAACCTACTCTGAACAGGGATCGATCTCATTTTTTCGAGGATGACTGTcgcaattttcactttttgaacCCTTCTCATCGCTGTCATCATCAGAAAAATCTTCGTCGTGGGTATGTGTAAGCGATTGGGGTGTTGCTGGTCGTACATGTGGGATTAGGCTTTGAGATCGCTCCAAATActggaataaaataaaacaaaaatatgggTATATGAGAAATAACAAATAGAAATGGGACGaagataaaaatgtttctagaaATGATGATTTATACTTTCTGTTTGTTCGgtaatgttaattttatactaaaatcTATATGATTTACTGGAGATtgcaattaaaatttgaaactttctaTGACAAAGTACATACTCGAATAAGCGTTACCTTATTTTCTTTACTCTCTGCTGGCACTTCtgaatttatcatattttgtttcttttgttctTTGGCAATTTCCATTACAAAATGCTGTTCATGAGCAACAGTAGATTCGTGAGGCAACAACATGGCTGGTGCTCGAAACATGTACGAGAACGGGTAATACAAAAGATTCAGATGAGTAGCTGCATATAAATCGGCGTACCTTACAacctataaagaaaaaaattattagacacTAATAACAGGCCTCAAAATTAAAGCAGAAATTGCAattctcataaaatttcttcaaaaatgagAGAAAAGTCGTTCTAAAAATAACTGCTGTTCGTACCATTTCTGCTACATGAAACCTTTAATCTAATAAATCGCACCAAAAAAAgttctattgacgtcgattaaTTATcctttaatttatttatcacatttaTCTTCCAATTTGTGGTTGATTCTAATGAAAACATATGTATTCCAAAACTTAAATTTAATTAGCATAAATCAAAGTATGAcacaatgatatttttaatcaactgatgAAATTAGGGAACAGtatggaaatattatttcaagaatataaaaaaatgaactgtAACTAGGAAAGAATGAAgcttaaaaaattcaacatttcagtttcaattcaaaatttttaattaaattatacaaaagaaaaaaagaaatggtGTGGGAAAGTTATGCCTTATTGTTTTTGAGTAATCTATGAGTAATCGAtcagttttattaatataatccatttattaataaaaagtaataatattttgCAACGAAAAATTATAGCGGTTATTAAAGTAAAACTGAATTTATGAATGTGATAAGCAAATTCTCCAATTAACTAAGGgtttattttttatgcaatacttcaaagatattatttgaatatttgttataaagttAAGTGGAGTAAAATCTGCTAAATTACCAAATGGTCCTTGATGGGCAAAACAAACATCATCTTAATCCTAtatttgaagaataaaattatcacttttgattttatatacatacatattatGAGCACTACATTATAAGACTCACAAGACCTTTACAAAGTGATTTACCTGGGAGGAGAAAAAAGTTTGTCTTGATCCCGATCTGAACAAGCTACCCATCATTCCATAGGACATATCCATTTTATGTGTGACATCCCGAATAGCTGCCCTAACTTTTGAAATATCCGGTTTTTCTTTTGTACTACTGTCTAAATtcctaaaaattgaataaacatactaaataatagtttttctgCTATGTGTTTTACAATTACATTATATCTATATGCCCTTAcagtttttacaaagaaatcaCTTTCAGTATAAtagtaattgaaataatatttcacttGTTCATAAACGAACCGAAAATGTTCATgtctataataaaatattgcactgtaaatattacaaatatcgttcaaagttttcaataaaaagttgaTTATACTTAAAAATCTTGTTCAGCAATAGAGGGGTAAAGACCTGCACGACagatatctttcaaaaattcagTATATCTCATAAAGTAATATATTTAAGGAAACTGAGAGATTTATCAACGCGATCCAAGTTTATGTCATTCTaacaaaatactacaaaaagCACATcctaaaagaaaaattggagAATGTAGAATGTCGAGTCTGCATCGAGAGAAAATTTGGATCATTATAACCTATTAAAACATATCTAGAAACTTATCAGCAATTGACATTGAGTGGCACTTACAAAccaattcaaaaataatcttGTACTAGTATTTCGAGAAAGGTTATTGGTCACTCATCGACTGATGCACCTTATGGTGATACCACTAATAAGTTTAGTGTGCTAgcactaaataataattatgatggTAATAATAAAAGCTTTAGTAAGTCATATTGATAATCAaagattttcaacaaattcaCAAGTCTTCGAAAACCTGCTTCAGGAAATGTATTAAGCCAAACCCCCATAGATTATTACCAAAAACTCCAATGAATTTCTTAGTCACGCTTCACAACCAGACCTAATTAtcagtaaaataataattatagaaataatagcAATAGGTTATAATGAATTGTCTTAATTGGCTTATCAGAATACAGATCACAGCGAAACTATACTGCTCAAGAATTATTTAACGCTGAAACTGAGcagagaaaatgaaatttctgtaTGATCATAATGTTCAAAATTTCCATATATATTTTCTCGATCCAAtcattgttcaaaatttatttccgaATCTAGTAAGACAAGAATCTTTTACAATCTCCACcattattaaaaaagtaaaccacATGCATagtgtataaatataaacttaaaaattttttaaagagccacaaaaagtgacatattttcaatgtaaaattaaaaaatttaaaatctaattttgattttgaaaatggaTTGTTGTTAAAGTCTACCACTAGAGTTAATtatatcttcaaaaaatatacaatacaaatatGATTGACATTGAACTTCGCGTTCTAAAGGTCAAAGCGAAACGATTGTAAAAAACGGTCTTAGGCGtgcttattaaataatttgttagatattttgCGGGATTTTTTagttatgtgaaaaataaatattgatttttagatATGAACCTAAGGCAAACTAGATATTTTACAGTTGTAGTCCAACACTCACCTCATAAGCAAATACCAGTTTCATGACAAACTTTCAAGGATTATTATCATTAGTTTCATTAAATGAAACCTGTATTAGCCTCTAACTTATTATGATCTATAATGTGTATCTATACAGTTTTCTTCTATGATAATgggatgaaaatatttttataagttaAATACATGTCTTCTTAAGTCTATACACTTAGTCCAGCGATGCTTTAACCTTTTTCAACCTCGCAAATTGTAAAGCAATGATGCGTGAAACTTGTTATTGTTTGACTTATTTGAAGATGAACATCATGCAATGACCACCCCCAAAAACGGTTTGCAAATATTATATGTAACTTTGCTGCACAATTGACATGTCTTGATCCAGTGTAATTGATCATTATTATCGTTTAGAAATTACAAAGCTGGTCACTTTTATAATGACCTGTTAGAAATTTTGGTAATTTCAGACAACAAAGCCCATGAACTTTATGGACAACTGATTAAAAGGTATGTTATGTAAAACGGCGGTTTTCTCGAATTTCTGTTTCCGGATATTTTAAGACACTTGTcgttaaatttccatagattaTAGGTTTGAGCaaacaaaaatcataatatAACACCTCATATCTGgtggaattttcaatttaagggcacattttaaatttaaatgggTAGCGCAAAAAGTTAGTTGGGTGGGcttgtaaataaataacttacttGTACATTTCTCCTAATTTTATGTCTAATCCTTGTAATTCTTCAAATAATTGACATTTGTCAGTCCACACGTGTAATTCTCGAACTAATTCCGGAACAATAAGGAATGTACGCCAACCTCTGATCTTCTTACTTTTAAGAATATCTCCGAAAATGTGATCACCAACATATAACACGTCTTTCCCTTTAGCACCTATGAATTTAGTAAAAACATCACAGGATCCTCCAGAATAAACATGATTTGATACAAGAGGTCCAGTGTGGACACCAACGCGAAGACCTCCTGTTGTAGTATCTACTTGACGAAGAATCGTACCTTCGCCAAAGAAAAGTGGCTTGCGAGCGTCACAGACGACAATATCGAAGTAGGTTATCCAGTTTCTGTGAGGATCCTCGGGCTAAaagaacaataatatattttctgttttgctTGGGagtattattgaatattttattatattcagaTTAGTATTTCATCCTCATACAGCAAAGAAAGGtggaacaaaaagaaacagaacAAAACCTGCAGCTCTATATTTTCTGTAAACGATGGAAAAAGAGGCGCGAAAAGTTTTGATTAAAAGTAATTGCGGATACAGTTATGTTAAAAATCAGTGTCGCACTTCCAGTTATACCGGAAGTAGACGTCAACTTTGTCGTTAAAAATAGActccaatatttttcattttattttcgaattctacATGAAATTACAGACacaaattttttccagaaattttcatctttctaaaaattttgaaaaaaaaaacttagtCTACATGGAATAAAGATATATTCATTAACAACGAAGCGCTAACCCCCTAACTTCAAATGTCCAAATCGCTAATATGTCATACAGGGCGTTGAAAACCTAGCCGCCAACATTCACAATTTAAATCATTGGTATTGGTATTCCCCACACCTAAATCCAACCGTTTTcgaataatttcattatttttgttaaaacatattAACATTAACCATGATTTCGATTATTTAAGGTAATATCCCATTAATACTGAAAAGTAATCAATAACATGAAAGGATTATCAATTTCGGATATCACTAAAGACTAAAGACACTAAAGACaaagatattttgtattaatttaattagatAACTAAATgtaatattgaacaaataaagttttataatgaatattcaaaatcagCACCATCTACTTCTAAAAATGTACATGTACATCATATTTTCCTTTGTCGTAACAGGTTTGGAAAATATTGGATTTTTATTGTAACTCGCAATACCCAAAACTTAAGGAGCAAAGTCAGAGTAGCGACCTATCTAATGAAACGGATCCTGATTGGCAATCAACAAATATCTCGTAAATATGCCGAGCAACACGCCCCATGTTATGAGGAGGTGCTTCATCTTGCTGATACCAAGCTGAAGAGCTAAcggtgtattcagtatgaatatcaccaacggttccaaagaTTCCAACTTAATTAAGATGAAACCGCCTCTCCATTTCTTAAAGTATGTTCTGCCGGTCGTATGGCTTCTTCTTAAGTGTGGCAACAACTGTCTTTTATgtggattttcattttttaaaatgcgATGACTTGTTATAGTCGATCAGTAAGATCTCTCATAATGATCAATGGAGACATTCAGAGTGGCCATAAACTAACCCATACATTTATTTGATCACTagtggtttatttttttttaaattggccAAACTAACGGTTCTCACAATATCACTAGTTACATTTTTGGTCGgatgattttttgtaaattttgagaaaaaaggaaatttctcaaaaatgtGTCTGTTTGGTATAGAATATTGAgcacaaattttatctaaacaaattaaaatgtagaattcgaaaatagaataaaaatattatatttaaaataacaaagtttacGTCTGCTTTCGATATAACTGGAAGTGCCACATTCCGgacaaatatttaaaaccaGCCTTATAACTTTTTCGCCACACCCTATATAGataaaatatgttatattaCTTTAAATTGTAGTAATGTTTCAAAGGGGTTCTATGATTATATTACTTCAAAACTAATTAAGGTATGTATTCAATGCACTCAAATGAACAAAACGTTGCTTACCCTTGGTCCATGAGGATAATCGAAAAGATAAGTCATAATTTTATCAGTATACATATAATCACTATTTGTTAACAGAAAGGTTTTGGCGCCACTTTCTTTTAACCTACTCAAAAACATTGGAAGACGTTCATCTTTTTTCACATACTTGTCTAAATTTTCGATTGTCCTATTTTTCAGATCACCTTGTAAATGAACATAGTCTACTGCATTTCTTACATCCTAAAAAgtatagaaacaatttttatggCATAATTTAACAATGTTAATATGAAGGtcatatttatgtaaatattgataaaggtgtatctataattttattctttgatattggaatgcaaatatttttatttacaaccaTAGGTATATGCAATACTATCATTACTAAGTCATTGAAGGTTAGAAAGTGTCATATATACACCTCCACTTCCCGCCCTCTAAAATATTGtgatcattaaaatttttcttatctattttagatatagaatatttcttatattttaaaaatacaacacatcgacaaatattataatacctaTTTAATGGCAAACAGTAAAAAACTACACTGAACTAAATTACAACAAATTACAAGGTGGCGCAAAAAAACGCATGAATTTCAAACCAGTTTAATTTGTATTTCCATGCCTTCACAGGTGCTGATTATACAACAGCTTTTGTTCGCAAAGGAAAAAAACCATTCAACATTTTAATACAGATCGAAGAATACCAAAATATGTTTGAACATTCGACGGATCCGGAAGTCCGGAAGACATCAATGAAGAAgagaaaacaataatattgataaaaataattttgatagtgAAAGATTTGAATTATATATGGACAAGCATATCTAAAGGATATGGACAAGCATATTTAAAGGATATGCTATATGATTTCTATCATATAATACAATACaaagttaattttatattacatagATAATGCAGATTTGCACGTGTCTCTTGATAATATCGTAGTAGACATGACTCCctatacttttttgtaaaattaataataggaAGACATaatatgtaacatttttttcttataaaacttATTAGCTAATTACGATGGAtccattttttggaaaattacgAGCAAattcagggccggattaagctaggagcttgggggggctatagccccgggccccaggtccaaaagggccccatcatttggaaatcattctgtattttttgatgtgttgataccacaaatctaacgtattgttattattttgtgaatttttccgggttttcgaattccttaagggggccccgtcattattttagccccgggccttataaatcttaatccggtcCTGagcaaataatttaacaaaagtATAAGTAGTGGGCGTACAAACCTACAAAGTATGTGAACTTTCTAAGTTTGGCAAATAAGATAATTGTAGTTTAAGAATAATCACAAATTTCAGTCAAAGCTAAATATCACTGATAAAAGTCGAAGGTCGACGAGATAGCTAGCGGACGACTTTTTGTGGGATGTAATAGCGATAAAGCGAACTAACAGAGATAAGGTTAACAGATAAGTGTAAAAAAGGAGAATTGCTTCAATActgtaaaaatatattggacAGGAACGGTcccaaataaaattattcatgcAGGATTAAAATGAGTGAAGGGAAAAGAAAAAGTGACAAAGAGGAAAGGAATTAAAAAGATGAagctttagaaaaaaaaaagaacgtcTCTAGTGAATAGCCAAAGAAAACGGTGGAAAGCCTTGAAATAATGACGaaagaaatgaatgaaatattaaacaaatctGCTGCAGAAATCAAGGAatcacagaaaaaataaaaagtattcaataaGACATTAAGGAgcgaaaaatagaaaaaaacaaaagctaaaAGGAGAAAATAGGAAACCATGACGAACTTGGATAAGCGAGAAgctagaaaatgaaaaaagaaaaacaaagaaacaaagtCACTATaaaagcatttcaaaaaatgaaacaaactGGTGAATTCACAACTAAAATCGACAACTATATATAGCAATAGTGAATAACAGAGCAACATAAGCAGAAAGGGCTCATGTTTCAAAAATAGGAGAAAGAAAGGAGAcatatttttcttccaaaatattgGCTACATAGAATCAAATCCAAAGGAAGAATGCGGCATAAAGAACAACAAATTAAACAGATATGTACTAGATATAACAGGTCCTCGCACACTAGACAAAGCTGTAGTAGCAAAGTAAAACGTAATTTGCCAGCAAGaaatgtaaatacaaaaagttcAATACCGGAACGGAAATCCAAATCCAGAAAAGAACAATGATTATGAGCATTTAAGAAGATTTTGAACGTTTTAAAGCAGACCAGCAATTTGACAATATCACGAAATTGGAATAGACAGAAAACTAAAACTGATAGTAAGAATTTTTGGCGAATATTGAcgtatttcaaaaaaaggtggAATAAATAATTGTCACATCAATTAGACTGATTGCACCCACGATAATTTGATGTTACACCCGCGATTTagttaaaagtaaataattaattgtttatgtttgttttctttAGAGTTTTTCTTCATGTTCATGGTTATATAAACATCTTACGAAATATAAAagaactagcttttacccgcggcttcgctcgcatcgaatccattaaataagtatcagaaatcattataatagaaaagaacgaactctgtagctatattagaacctgagatataaatctttgagtgtataaaaattgccaaaaacctacaaaaatccataactccacattgaatgtccgtgcctagctcctctccaactcaaccgatttaagtgtacaaaaactcaaaagaaagaaggtgtttcagcgagtgtttttaaatcaaaacgaactctgtagctatattagaacctgagatatagatcattgaatatagaaaaattgccgaaaacctacaaaaatccaaactccacattgaatgtccgcgcctagctcctctccaactcaaccgatttaagtgtacaaaaactcaaaaaaaagaaggtgtttcagcgagtgtttttaaaccaaaactaactctgtagctatactagaacctgagatatagatctttgaatatagaaaaattaccaaaaacctacaaaaatccataactccacattgaatgtccgcgcctagctcctctccaactcaaccgatttaggTGTTCTAAAACTCataagaaagaaggtgtttcagcgagtgttcttaaatcaaaacgaactctgtagctatattagaacctgagatatagatcattgaatatagaaaaattgccgaaaacctacaaaaatccaaactccacattgaatgtccgcgcctagctcctctccaactcaaccgatttaagtgtacaaaaactcaaaagaaagaaggtgtttcagcgagtgttcttaaatcaaaacgaactctgtagctatattagaacctgagatatagatcattgaatatagaaaaattgccgaaaacctacaaaaatccataactccacattgaatgtccgcgcctagctcctctccaactcaaccgatttaagtgtacaaaaactcaaaagaaagaaggtgtttcagcgagtgttcttaaatcaaaacgaactctgtagctatattagaacctgagatatagatcattgaatatagaaaaattgccgaaaacctacaaaaatccaaactccacattgaatgtccgcgcctagctcctctccaactcaaccgatttaagtgtacaaaaactcaaaagaaagaaggtgtttcagcgagtgttcttaaatcaaaacgaactctgtagctatattagaacctgagatatagatcattgaatatagaaaaattaccaaaaacctacaaaaatccataactccacattgaatgtccgcgcctagctcctctccaactcaaccgatttaagtgtacaaaaactcaaaagaaagaaggtgtttcagcgagtgttcttaaatcaaaacgaactctgtagctatattagaacctgagatatagatcattgaatatagaaaaattaccaaaaacctacaaaaatccataactccacattgaatgtccgcgcctagctcctctccaactcaatcgatttaagtgtacaaaaactcaaaagaaagaaggtgtttcagcgagtgttcttaaatcaaaacgaactctgtagctatattagaacctgagatatagatcattgaatatagaaaaattgccgaaaacctacaaaaatccaaactccacattgaatgtccgcgcctagctcctctccaactcaaccgatttaagtgtacaaaaactcaaaagaaagaaggtgtttcagcgagtgttcttaaatcaaaacgaactctgtagctatattagaacctgagatatagatcattgaatatagaaaaattaccaaaaacctacaaaaatccataactccacattgaatgtccgcgcctagctcctctccaactcaaccgatttaagtgtacaaaaactcaaaagaaagaaggtgtttcagcgagtgttcttaaatcaaaacgaactctgtagctatattagaacctgagatatagatcattgaatatagaaaaattaccaaaaacctacaaaaatccataactccacattgaatgtccgcgcctagctcctctccaactcaaccgatttaagtgtacaaaaactcaaaagaaagaaggtgtttcagcgagtgttcttaaatcaaaacgaactctgtagctatattagaacctgagatatagatcattgaatatagaaaaattaccaaaaacctacaaaaatccataactccacattgaatgtccgcgcctagctcctctccaactcaatcgatttaagtgtacaaaaactcaaaagaaagaaggtgtttcagcgagtgttcttaaatcaaaacgaactctgtagctatattagaacctgagatatagatcattgaatatagaaaaattgccgaaaacctacaaaaatccaaactccacattgaatgtccgcgcctagctcctctccaactcaaccgatttaagtgtacaaaaactcaaaagaaagaaggtgtttcagcgagtgttcttaaatcaaaacgaactctgtagctatattagaacctgagatatagatcattgaatatagaaaaattaccaaaaacctacaaaaatccataactccacattgaatgtccgcgcctagctcctctccaactcaaccgatttaggTGTTCTAAAACTCataagaaagaaggtgtttcagcgagtgttcttaaatcaaaacgaactctgtagctatattagaacctgagatatagatcattgaatatagaaaaattgccgaaaacctacaaaaatccaaactccacattgaatgtccgcgcctagctcctctccaactcaaccgatttaagtgtacaaaaactcaaaagaaagaaggtgtttcagcgagtgttcttaaatcaaaacgaactctgtagctatattagaacctgagatatagatcattgaatatagaaaaattgccgaaaacctacaaaaatccataactccacattgaatgtccgcgcctagctcctctccaactcaaccgatttaagtgtacaaaaactcaaaagaaagaaggtgtttcagcgagtgttcttaaatcaaaacgaactctgtagctatattagaacctgagatatagatcattgaatatagaaaaattaccaaaaacctacaaaaatccataactccacattgaatgtccgcgcctagctcctctccaactcaaccgatttaagtgtacaaaaactcaaaagaaagaaggtgtttcagcgagtgttcttaaatcaaaacgaactctgtagctatattagaacctgagatatagatcattgaatatagaaaaattgccgaaaacctacaaaaatccaaactccacattgaatgtccgcgcctagctcctctccaactcaaccgatttaagtgtacaaaaactcaaaagaaagaaggtgtttcagcgagtgttcttaaatcaaaacgaactctgtagctatattagaacctgagatatagatcattgaatatagaaaaattaccaaaaacctacaaaaatccataactccacattgaatgtccgcgcctagctcctctccaactcaaccgatttaagtgtacaaaaactcaaaagaaagaaggtgtttcagcgagtgttcttaaatcaaaacgaactctgtagctatattagaacctgagatatagatcattgaatatagaaaaattaccaaaaacctacaaaaatccataactccacattgaatgtccgcgcctagctcctctccaactcaatcgatttaagtgtacaaaaactcaaaagaaagaaggtgtttcagcgagtgttcttaaatcaaaacgaactctgtagctatattagaacctgagatatagatcattgaat from Diorhabda sublineata isolate icDioSubl1.1 chromosome 8, icDioSubl1.1, whole genome shotgun sequence carries:
- the LOC130447493 gene encoding cytosolic purine 5'-nucleotidase isoform X2; translated protein: MPEVSQDAFEVNHPLEPLLTPEIMRARANTLTIDDPFSKRERCESDVEDFDYKYHFPGFAAGFKREIGHRIFVNRSLHLENIKFYGFDMDYTLAEYKSPEYEKLGFDLVKEHMVSIGYPQEILQFEYDPTFAVRGLWFDSLYGNLLKVDAYGNILVCVHGFEFLKHSRVYELYPNKFLTLDESRVYVLNTLFNLPETYLLACLVDFFTNCKDYTKIETGVKCGELLMSYKSIFQDVRNAVDYVHLQGDLKNRTIENLDKYVKKDERLPMFLSRLKESGAKTFLLTNSDYMYTDKIMTYLFDYPHGPRPEDPHRNWITYFDIVVCDARKPLFFGEGTILRQVDTTTGGLRVGVHTGPLVSNHVYSGGSCDVFTKFIGAKGKDVLYVGDHIFGDILKSKKIRGWRTFLIVPELVRELHVWTDKCQLFEELQGLDIKLGEMYKNLDSSTKEKPDISKVRAAIRDVTHKMDMSYGMMGSLFRSGSRQTFFSSQVVRYADLYAATHLNLLYYPFSYMFRAPAMLLPHESTVAHEQHFVMEIAKEQKKQNMINSEVPAESKENKYLERSQSLIPHVRPATPQSLTHTHDEDFSDDDSDEKGSKSENCDSHPRKNEIDPCSEKLQLL
- the LOC130447493 gene encoding cytosolic purine 5'-nucleotidase isoform X3 — its product is MPEVSQDAFEVNHPLEPLLTPEIMRARANTLTIDDPFSKRERCESDVEDFDYKYHFPGFAAGFKREIGHRIFVNRSLHLENIKFYGFDMDYTLAEYKSPEYEKLGFDLVKEHMVSIGYPQEILQFEYDPTFAVRGLWFDSLYGNLLKVDAYGNILVCVHGFEFLKHSRVYELYPNKFLTLDESRVYVLNTLFNLPETYLLACLVDFFTNCKDYTKIETGVKCGELLMSYKSIFQDVRNAVDYVHLQGDLKNRTIENLDKYVKKDERLPMFLSRLKESGAKTFLLTNSDYMYTDKIMTYLFDYPHGPRPEDPHRNWITYFDIVVCDARKPLFFGEGTILRQVDTTTGGLRVGVHTGPLVSNHVYSGGSCDVFTKFIGAKGKDVLYVGDHIFGDILKSKKIRGWRTFLIVPELVRELHVWTDKCQLFEELQGLDIKLGEMYKNLDSSTKEKPDISKVRAAIRDVTHKMDMSYGMMGSLFRSGSRQTFFSSQVVRYADLYAATHLNLLYYPFSYMFRAPAMLLPHESTVAHEQHFVMEIAKEQKKQNMINSEVPAESKENKYLERSQSLIPHVRPATPQSLTHTHDEDFSDDDSDEKGSKSENCDSHPRKNEIDPCSE
- the LOC130447493 gene encoding cytosolic purine 5'-nucleotidase isoform X4, whose product is MDYAELQKQADNIGKKWYRNAKQRIFVNRSLHLENIKFYGFDMDYTLAEYKSPEYEKLGFDLVKEHMVSIGYPQEILQFEYDPTFAVRGLWFDSLYGNLLKVDAYGNILVCVHGFEFLKHSRVYELYPNKFLTLDESRVYVLNTLFNLPETYLLACLVDFFTNCKDYTKIETGVKCGELLMSYKSIFQDVRNAVDYVHLQGDLKNRTIENLDKYVKKDERLPMFLSRLKESGAKTFLLTNSDYMYTDKIMTYLFDYPHGPRPEDPHRNWITYFDIVVCDARKPLFFGEGTILRQVDTTTGGLRVGVHTGPLVSNHVYSGGSCDVFTKFIGAKGKDVLYVGDHIFGDILKSKKIRGWRTFLIVPELVRELHVWTDKCQLFEELQGLDIKLGEMYKNLDSSTKEKPDISKVRAAIRDVTHKMDMSYGMMGSLFRSGSRQTFFSSQVVRYADLYAATHLNLLYYPFSYMFRAPAMLLPHESTVAHEQHFVMEIAKEQKKQNMINSEVPAESKENKYLERSQSLIPHVRPATPQSLTHTHDEDFSDDDSDEKGSKSENCDSHPRKNEIDPCSECCCNSILPSYLVTGNCSCCDCKQPETTCSNKYDTY
- the LOC130447493 gene encoding cytosolic purine 5'-nucleotidase isoform X5, which encodes MIINGTYGLGDARNKIFVNRSLHLENIKFYGFDMDYTLAEYKSPEYEKLGFDLVKEHMVSIGYPQEILQFEYDPTFAVRGLWFDSLYGNLLKVDAYGNILVCVHGFEFLKHSRVYELYPNKFLTLDESRVYVLNTLFNLPETYLLACLVDFFTNCKDYTKIETGVKCGELLMSYKSIFQDVRNAVDYVHLQGDLKNRTIENLDKYVKKDERLPMFLSRLKESGAKTFLLTNSDYMYTDKIMTYLFDYPHGPRPEDPHRNWITYFDIVVCDARKPLFFGEGTILRQVDTTTGGLRVGVHTGPLVSNHVYSGGSCDVFTKFIGAKGKDVLYVGDHIFGDILKSKKIRGWRTFLIVPELVRELHVWTDKCQLFEELQGLDIKLGEMYKNLDSSTKEKPDISKVRAAIRDVTHKMDMSYGMMGSLFRSGSRQTFFSSQVVRYADLYAATHLNLLYYPFSYMFRAPAMLLPHESTVAHEQHFVMEIAKEQKKQNMINSEVPAESKENKYLERSQSLIPHVRPATPQSLTHTHDEDFSDDDSDEKGSKSENCDSHPRKNEIDPCSECCCNSILPSYLVTGNCSCCDCKQPETTCSNKYDTY